The nucleotide window GCCCCGATCGCGACGCCGCCTGCGGCCGCCTGCGCGCACGTCCGGCGCAGCGTGGTGGGATCACCGGCGTGGAAGCCGCAGGCGACGTTCGCGCTGGTGACCTCGGCCAGCACCGCGGCGTCGTCGCCCAGTACCCACGGCCCGAAGGACTCGCCGAGGTCGCTGTTGAGGTCCACCCGGCCGGAGGTCACCGCCTACTCGACGGCGAGCAGCAGTGCGTCGCCCTGGCCGCCTCCGCCGCACAGGGCGGCCGCGCCGGTCCCACCGCCGCGCTGGCGCAGCGCGCTGATCAGCGACACGACGATGCGCGCCCCGGAACAGCCGATGGGATGCCCCAGCGCGATGCCGCCACCGTTGACGTTCACCTTGTCCTCGTCGAGGCCGAGGTCACGGGTCGAGGCGATCGCGACGCTGGCGAAGGCCTCGTTGATCTCGTAGCGGTCGAACCCGGACGGATCGACGTCGACACGCCGCGCGGCGTCGCGGATCGCGGCCGAGGGTTGATGGTGCAGTGAGGGGTCGGGCCCGGCGACGGTCCCCCACGAGCGGATGGTCGCCAGCACCGGCAGGCCGAGCTCGTCCGCCTTGGTCCGGCTCGCCAGCACCAGGGCGGCGGCACCGTCGGAGATCTGCGAGGCGTTGCCCGCCGTGATCGTGCCCTCCTTGCTGAAGGCCGCCCGGAGGCCGGCGAGCGATTCGGCCGTGGTCCCCTCGCGGATGCCCTCGTCCTCGGCGACGGTCAACGGGTCGCCCTTGCGCTGCGGCACCTCGACGGACACGACCTCGTCGTCGAACAGCCCGTCCTTCCAGGCCCGGGCGGCGCGCTCGTGCGACCGGGCCGACCAGGCGTCTTGCTGCTCGCGGGAGATGTCGAGGCCCTTGTCGGACTGGTAGGTGTCGGTCGCCAGGCCCATGGCGCACCCGTCGAAGGCGCACGTGAGCCCGTCGTGCATCATCACGTCGGTGAGCTTGGCGTCGCCCATCCGCAGCCCGAAGCGTGCCTTGTCGAGCACGTAGGGCGCGTTGGACATCGACTCCATGCCCCCGGCGACCACGAGGTCGAAGTCGCCGACGCGGATCAGGTCGCGTGCGCGGGACACGGCGGTCATGCCGGACAGGCACACCTTGTTGATGGTCTCGGATGCCACGCCCATGGCGACCCCGCCCTCGGCCGCCGCCTGCCGCGAGGTGATCTGCCCCTGGCCCGCCTGCAAGACGTGGCCCATGACGACGTAGCCGACCTGGTC belongs to Egicoccus sp. AB-alg6-2 and includes:
- a CDS encoding acetyl-CoA C-acetyltransferase, coding for MNEVVVVGYARTPVGKFGGGLAPLSAMQLGGRAIAGALAHGGVPADQVGYVVMGHVLQAGQGQITSRQAAAEGGVAMGVASETINKVCLSGMTAVSRARDLIRVGDFDLVVAGGMESMSNAPYVLDKARFGLRMGDAKLTDVMMHDGLTCAFDGCAMGLATDTYQSDKGLDISREQQDAWSARSHERAARAWKDGLFDDEVVSVEVPQRKGDPLTVAEDEGIREGTTAESLAGLRAAFSKEGTITAGNASQISDGAAALVLASRTKADELGLPVLATIRSWGTVAGPDPSLHHQPSAAIRDAARRVDVDPSGFDRYEINEAFASVAIASTRDLGLDEDKVNVNGGGIALGHPIGCSGARIVVSLISALRQRGGGTGAAALCGGGGQGDALLLAVE